CCGCGGGCCACACTCCAGCGGACGATGGGTCTGGGAATGGACGAAGTCGTTCATTATCGCATTCGGCCTCTTCCTCATCATTCGAACGTTTCTCGTCGAGGCGTTTCGCATTCCAACAGGAAGCATGGAGAGCACGCTGCTGGTCGGC
This window of the Longimicrobiales bacterium genome carries:
- a CDS encoding S26 family signal peptidase, with translation MRDPVSSASEPTTVGDPRIAGTTRGPHSSGRWVWEWTKSFIIAFGLFLIIRTFLVEAFRIPTGSMESTLLVG